One Streptococcus sp. DTU_2020_1001019_1_SI_AUS_MUR_006 DNA window includes the following coding sequences:
- a CDS encoding type II toxin-antitoxin system RelB/DinJ family antitoxin produces MGKTATISVRVDELDKQSAEQVLKQLGMPMSTLVTLLLKQVSLTKKIPFDIALPDAPSSVNVEEMTAERFGQMMVEAYHEAENSQVRSVNEFFKEFKERNV; encoded by the coding sequence ATGGGAAAAACAGCTACAATTAGTGTTCGAGTTGATGAATTAGATAAACAATCAGCTGAACAGGTTTTGAAGCAGCTTGGGATGCCGATGTCAACATTAGTTACACTATTATTGAAACAAGTATCATTAACGAAGAAAATCCCTTTTGATATTGCATTGCCAGACGCACCTTCATCAGTGAATGTAGAGGAAATGACAGCTGAACGATTTGGACAAATGATGGTTGAAGCTTATCATGAAGCAGAAAACAGTCAGGTTCGATCGGTCAATGAGTTCTTTAAAGAATTTAAGGAACGGAATGTATGA
- a CDS encoding alanine/glycine:cation symporter family protein produces the protein MLNLLKELDALVWGPPLLILLVGTGIYLTLRLGLLQILRLPKAFQLIFTKDKGHGDVSSFAALCTALAATVGTGNIIGVATAIKVGGPGALFWMWVAAFFGMATKYAEGLLAIKYRTKDDHGAVAGGPMHYILLGMGEKWRPLAIFFAVAGVLVALLGIGTFAQVNSITESVQNTASIDPTITALVLSIFVGIAVFGGLKSISKVSTTVVPFMAIVYILGTLTVIFFNIDKVPATLSLVLTSAFSPIAAVGGFAGASVRMAIQNGVARGVFSNESGLGSAPIAAAAAKTNEPVEQGLISMTGTFIDTLIICTLTGLTILVTGVWNGNLDGVALTQSAFSTVFSFFGPALLTIFLVLFAFTTILGWNYYGERCFEFLFGVRFIWLYRVVFVLMVLLGGFIELDMVWVIADIVNALMALPNLIALLALSPVVIAETKKYFDK, from the coding sequence ATGTTAAATTTGCTAAAAGAGCTAGATGCTCTGGTATGGGGCCCACCCCTTTTGATTTTATTGGTTGGTACAGGGATTTACTTGACTCTTCGTTTAGGACTTTTACAAATCTTGCGTCTCCCTAAGGCCTTCCAGCTTATTTTTACCAAGGATAAAGGACATGGTGATGTTTCGAGCTTTGCTGCCTTGTGTACAGCCCTAGCAGCAACTGTTGGTACGGGAAATATTATCGGGGTTGCAACGGCTATCAAGGTTGGTGGACCAGGTGCTCTTTTTTGGATGTGGGTGGCTGCTTTCTTTGGAATGGCAACCAAGTATGCAGAAGGACTACTTGCTATCAAATATCGAACCAAGGATGACCATGGTGCGGTAGCAGGAGGACCGATGCACTATATCCTTCTAGGGATGGGAGAAAAGTGGCGCCCTCTTGCAATCTTCTTTGCTGTAGCTGGAGTCTTGGTTGCACTTTTGGGGATTGGTACTTTTGCCCAGGTGAATTCCATTACAGAATCCGTGCAAAATACGGCTAGTATTGATCCGACAATTACTGCACTTGTTTTATCTATTTTTGTAGGGATTGCAGTCTTTGGTGGACTTAAGTCTATTTCTAAGGTGTCAACTACAGTTGTTCCCTTTATGGCTATTGTCTACATCTTGGGAACCTTGACAGTCATTTTCTTTAATATCGATAAAGTACCGGCAACACTTTCACTGGTTCTCACATCAGCTTTTAGTCCCATAGCTGCAGTGGGAGGATTTGCAGGAGCTAGTGTTCGGATGGCTATTCAAAATGGTGTGGCGCGTGGTGTCTTCTCAAACGAGTCTGGATTGGGTTCAGCACCCATTGCGGCTGCGGCAGCTAAGACCAACGAACCGGTGGAGCAAGGTTTGATTTCTATGACAGGAACCTTTATTGATACCTTGATTATCTGTACTTTGACTGGTCTGACAATCTTGGTGACTGGGGTTTGGAATGGTAATTTAGATGGTGTTGCTCTAACTCAGTCAGCTTTTTCTACAGTATTTTCTTTCTTTGGACCTGCTCTTCTAACAATCTTCTTGGTACTCTTTGCCTTTACTACGATTTTGGGATGGAACTATTACGGAGAGCGTTGTTTTGAGTTTCTCTTTGGCGTTCGCTTTATCTGGCTTTATCGTGTGGTCTTTGTACTCATGGTCTTGCTGGGAGGATTTATCGAGCTGGATATGGTCTGGGTCATTGCGGATATTGTTAATGCCCTCATGGCTCTACCAAACTTGATTGCACTCTTAGCCTTGTCGCCAGTTGTTATTGCTGAGACTAAGAAGTATTTTGATAAATAA
- a CDS encoding ABC transporter permease, whose product MVKLWRRYKPFINAGVQELITYRVNFILYRIGDVMGAFVAFYLWKAVFDSSQESLIQGFSMADITLYIIMSFVTNLLTRSDSSFMIGEEVKDGSIIMRLLRPVHFAASYLFTELGSKWLIFISVGLPFLSVIVLMKILSGQGIVEVLGLTVLYLFSLTLAYLINFFFNICFGFSAFVFKNLWGSNLLKTSIVAFMSGSLIPLAFFPKMVSDILSFLPFSSLIYTPVMIIVGKYDASQMLQALLLQFFWLLVMVGLSQLIWKRVQSFITIQGG is encoded by the coding sequence ATGGTCAAATTGTGGAGACGTTATAAACCCTTTATCAATGCAGGTGTTCAGGAATTGATTACCTACCGAGTAAACTTTATTCTCTATCGAATAGGCGATGTCATGGGGGCTTTTGTGGCCTTTTATCTCTGGAAGGCTGTCTTTGATTCCTCACAAGAGTCTTTGATTCAGGGCTTCAGTATGGCAGATATCACCCTCTACATCATCATGAGTTTTGTGACCAATCTTCTTACTAGGTCAGATTCTTCCTTTATGATTGGGGAGGAGGTCAAGGATGGTTCCATTATCATGCGCTTGCTGAGACCAGTGCATTTTGCGGCCTCTTACCTTTTCACCGAACTTGGTTCCAAGTGGTTGATTTTTATCTCTGTTGGCCTGCCATTTTTAAGTGTCATCGTGTTAATGAAAATCTTATCTGGGCAAGGGATTGTAGAAGTGCTGGGATTAACTGTCCTTTATCTTTTTAGCTTAACGCTGGCCTATCTGATTAACTTTTTCTTTAATATCTGCTTTGGATTTTCTGCCTTTGTGTTTAAAAATCTTTGGGGTTCCAATCTACTTAAGACTTCTATAGTGGCTTTCATGTCTGGAAGTTTGATTCCCTTGGCATTCTTTCCAAAGATGGTTTCAGATATTCTCTCCTTCTTGCCTTTTTCATCCTTGATTTATACTCCGGTCATGATCATTGTTGGGAAATACGATGCCAGTCAGATGCTTCAGGCGCTTTTGCTCCAGTTTTTCTGGCTCTTAGTGATGGTGGGCTTGTCTCAGTTGATTTGGAAACGAGTCCAGTCATTCATTACCATTCAGGGAGGTTAG
- a CDS encoding GNAT family N-acetyltransferase, with translation MFVIEAVKDENQKMAVVAEVLKDLPEWFGIPESTQAYIEGAKDLQVWAAYQESDLLGFVCLSYSSKDCAEIDCLGVKKAHQGRGIGSQLLVTLESEASKNVDFLQVKTVAEGSNKDYDRTNVFYRSLGFKKLEIFPQLWGPQNPCQILIKKIG, from the coding sequence ATGTTTGTAATTGAAGCAGTCAAGGATGAAAATCAAAAAATGGCAGTTGTTGCTGAGGTTTTAAAGGATTTGCCAGAATGGTTTGGAATACCAGAAAGCACGCAAGCCTACATAGAAGGAGCCAAGGACTTGCAAGTTTGGGCAGCCTATCAGGAGAGTGATTTGCTTGGCTTTGTATGTCTCTCCTATTCTAGTAAAGATTGTGCAGAGATTGATTGTCTCGGTGTAAAAAAAGCTCATCAAGGTAGAGGAATTGGGAGTCAATTGCTTGTTACTTTAGAGAGTGAAGCCAGCAAAAATGTTGATTTTTTGCAGGTGAAAACAGTGGCAGAAGGTTCTAATAAAGATTATGACCGAACAAATGTCTTTTATCGCAGTCTTGGCTTTAAAAAATTAGAGATTTTTCCACAACTGTGGGGACCCCAAAATCCTTGTCAGATTTTGATTAAAAAGATAGGTTAA
- a CDS encoding ABC transporter permease: MKKYQRMHLIFIRQYIKQIMEYKVDFVVGVLGVFLTQGLNLLFLNVIFQHIPSLEGWTFQEIAFIYGFSLIPKGLDHLFFDNLWALGQRLVRKGEFDKYLTRPINPLFHILVETFQIDALGELLVGGILLGTTVTSIAWTLPKFLIFLVCIPFATLIYTSLKIATASIAFWTKQSGAMIYIFYMFNDFAKYPISIYNSFLRWLISFIVPFAFTAYYPASYFLQDKDVIFNIGGLILISLVFFVISLKLWDRGLDAYESAGS, encoded by the coding sequence ATGAAAAAATATCAACGTATGCATCTGATTTTTATCAGACAATACATCAAACAAATCATGGAATACAAGGTGGATTTTGTGGTTGGTGTGCTGGGAGTTTTTCTAACTCAAGGCTTGAACCTCCTATTTCTCAATGTCATCTTTCAACACATTCCATCACTAGAAGGTTGGACTTTTCAAGAAATTGCCTTTATCTATGGTTTTTCCTTGATTCCCAAGGGACTGGACCATCTCTTTTTTGATAATCTCTGGGCTTTAGGTCAACGACTAGTTCGAAAAGGGGAGTTTGACAAGTATCTGACTCGTCCTATCAATCCTCTCTTTCACATCCTCGTTGAGACCTTTCAGATTGATGCCTTGGGTGAACTCTTGGTCGGTGGCATTCTATTAGGAACAACAGTGACTAGCATCGCTTGGACTCTTCCAAAATTCCTGATTTTTCTAGTCTGTATTCCTTTTGCGACCTTGATTTATACTTCCTTGAAAATTGCGACAGCCAGCATCGCTTTTTGGACCAAGCAGTCAGGTGCCATGATTTACATTTTCTATATGTTTAATGATTTTGCCAAGTATCCTATTTCTATTTACAATTCATTTCTTCGATGGTTGATTAGCTTTATCGTTCCTTTCGCCTTTACGGCCTACTATCCTGCCAGCTATTTCTTGCAGGATAAGGATGTAATCTTTAACATCGGAGGTTTGATTTTGATTTCCCTTGTTTTCTTTGTCATTTCCCTTAAACTCTGGGACAGGGGCTTGGATGCCTATGAAAGTGCGGGTTCGTAA
- a CDS encoding DUF6287 domain-containing protein — translation MKRVNIFVSLIFLLVLLTGCSKNLNGIYEGKNGIVSYRLEIKDKVASLRMNALVFEDNVDLSVDSKNKELTGTYRDDEVSLSYEMKEEALTLTPKNSGALKITSDSVVMKKITGNGQKESEKQSSSTRSEDAGTSTKSSTNSSSQNTSSKEKGASKSLDVTAIQSGEFSSLVGTWQNANGKVLKFDRQGLVEPQDTRLNTNRSTLEGGILKASLQHGFTGSMIYLAPSGTVFPDGVDGKHDASDSSKDRIWTGQQGIFSDANDFYYKMSTELLDTTGTTVKRSGDDARKRRNTGVWLSGGQSSVDYANEKLGFKEREVFAGNYGMTDEIPYNAVHSTDGSVVWVYQNGVILQEDGQILYEP, via the coding sequence ATGAAAAGAGTCAATATATTTGTTTCATTGATATTCTTACTTGTTTTGTTAACAGGTTGTAGTAAGAACCTTAACGGTATTTATGAAGGGAAAAATGGGATAGTTTCATATCGCTTGGAGATTAAAGATAAAGTAGCATCTTTGAGAATGAATGCCTTGGTTTTTGAGGATAATGTGGATCTGTCTGTTGATTCTAAAAATAAGGAGTTAACTGGAACATATAGGGATGACGAAGTAAGCTTATCTTATGAAATGAAGGAGGAGGCTCTTACTTTAACACCGAAAAATTCAGGAGCTTTAAAGATTACATCAGACTCAGTTGTAATGAAAAAAATAACCGGAAATGGTCAAAAAGAATCAGAAAAGCAATCTTCTTCAACTCGGAGTGAAGATGCTGGAACGTCAACAAAATCATCGACTAACAGCAGCTCGCAAAACACTAGTTCTAAAGAAAAAGGGGCCTCGAAGTCTTTGGATGTGACTGCTATCCAGTCAGGAGAGTTTTCTAGTCTAGTTGGAACCTGGCAGAATGCTAACGGAAAAGTCTTGAAATTTGATCGACAAGGTCTTGTCGAGCCACAAGATACGCGCTTGAATACAAATCGTTCTACTCTTGAAGGAGGGATTTTAAAGGCTAGTTTACAGCATGGATTTACTGGTTCAATGATTTACTTGGCGCCCAGTGGAACAGTTTTTCCAGATGGAGTAGATGGAAAACATGATGCTTCTGATAGTTCAAAAGATAGAATCTGGACTGGACAACAAGGTATATTTTCAGATGCAAATGATTTTTACTACAAGATGAGCACGGAGCTTTTAGATACGACGGGAACTACTGTGAAACGTAGTGGAGATGATGCACGTAAACGGCGTAATACTGGTGTTTGGTTAAGTGGTGGACAGTCCTCCGTTGATTATGCAAACGAAAAGCTAGGTTTTAAAGAGCGTGAAGTATTTGCAGGAAACTACGGTATGACAGATGAAATCCCCTATAACGCAGTTCATAGTACAGATGGTTCTGTAGTTTGGGTCTATCAAAACGGGGTAATCTTACAAGAAGACGGACAAATTCTTTATGAACCGTGA
- a CDS encoding ryptide export MFS transporter yields MSKDIRKLVISQGIANLADVFFRVIVIANVFVLSGSVISTSLVPILIGLSSFLASFLVPLVTKRLALNRVLFLTQLGKTILLAILVFLLKQSETISLPLLYAIVTLISVFDGFAAPVSYAIVPRYASDLAKANAAISMSGESVQLVGWGLGGFLFASLGMNPSLLIVLALFTFSTILMFGLPLVEKEELSSETSLETLTKGWRLVAKESRLRFIVQANLLEILANAIWVSSVLLVFVTEILHRSESYWGYVNTSYSLGIILGGAIIFRLAEKVVTYKYQTMTFSLLATALVTLLIVLFPNPPAFLFLSLVIGFLSQIKEVPESVFLQESVDEKELVNVYSVIEVVSTLAFSVSVFLMSFITEYFGVFTGFGLAIFCLLVESILVLRNKHQIN; encoded by the coding sequence ATGTCAAAAGATATTCGAAAATTAGTGATTTCACAGGGAATAGCGAATCTAGCAGATGTCTTTTTTAGAGTCATTGTGATTGCAAATGTGTTTGTCTTATCTGGTTCGGTCATTTCAACCTCCCTAGTGCCAATTCTGATAGGTCTATCCTCCTTTTTAGCCAGTTTCTTAGTTCCATTAGTAACGAAGAGATTAGCTTTAAATCGTGTTCTTTTCTTGACTCAATTGGGTAAGACGATTCTGCTAGCGATTTTGGTTTTTCTACTCAAGCAATCTGAAACTATTTCCCTCCCTCTTTTATATGCTATTGTTACCTTAATCTCCGTTTTTGATGGTTTTGCAGCGCCCGTTTCCTATGCGATTGTTCCACGCTATGCAAGTGATTTAGCTAAAGCGAACGCAGCTATTTCTATGAGTGGTGAAAGTGTACAACTAGTTGGTTGGGGCTTGGGAGGCTTCTTATTTGCGAGTCTGGGAATGAATCCTAGCCTGCTCATTGTGTTAGCCTTGTTTACATTTTCGACGATTTTGATGTTCGGTTTGCCACTAGTCGAAAAAGAAGAGTTGTCCTCTGAAACAAGCCTTGAGACGCTAACAAAGGGTTGGCGATTGGTGGCTAAAGAATCAAGATTAAGATTTATTGTCCAAGCTAATCTCTTAGAAATTCTAGCCAATGCTATCTGGGTATCTTCTGTTCTACTTGTGTTTGTGACTGAGATTTTACATCGGTCAGAAAGCTATTGGGGCTACGTCAATACATCCTATTCCTTGGGGATTATCTTGGGAGGAGCTATTATCTTCCGTCTAGCCGAGAAAGTTGTTACCTATAAATATCAAACTATGACCTTTTCTTTGTTAGCTACAGCACTAGTAACTCTGTTGATAGTGTTATTTCCAAATCCACCTGCTTTTCTATTCCTATCTCTAGTAATTGGTTTTCTATCTCAGATTAAGGAAGTTCCTGAAAGCGTATTTTTACAGGAATCGGTTGATGAGAAGGAACTTGTGAATGTTTACTCCGTTATCGAAGTTGTCTCTACATTGGCCTTTTCTGTCTCTGTTTTTCTAATGAGTTTTATCACAGAATATTTTGGTGTATTTACTGGCTTTGGCTTGGCTATATTCTGTTTGCTAGTAGAGTCCATCTTAGTTTTAAGAAACAAGCATCAGATAAATTAA
- a CDS encoding carboxymuconolactone decarboxylase family protein — translation MTTFTIHTVESAPAEVKEVLETVQKDNNGYIPNLIGLLANAPTALEAYRTVGAINRRNSLTPVEREVVQITAAVTNGCAFCVAGHTAFSIKQIQMNDDLLQALRNRTPIESDPKLDTLAKFTLAVINTKGRVGDEALGEFLEAGYTQENALDVVLGVSLASLCNYANNLANTPINPELQPYA, via the coding sequence ATGACAACATTTACTATCCACACAGTAGAATCAGCACCAGCAGAAGTGAAAGAAGTTCTTGAAACGGTACAAAAGGACAACAATGGTTATATCCCAAATCTTATCGGTCTTTTGGCCAATGCCCCTACAGCCCTAGAGGCTTATCGCACTGTTGGAGCTATTAACCGTCGCAATAGTCTAACACCTGTAGAACGAGAAGTGGTGCAAATCACTGCAGCTGTAACCAACGGTTGTGCCTTCTGCGTCGCTGGCCATACAGCCTTTTCTATCAAGCAAATCCAGATGAACGATGACCTACTTCAAGCCCTTCGCAATCGTACTCCAATCGAAAGCGATCCTAAGCTGGATACCCTAGCTAAGTTTACCTTGGCAGTTATCAATACCAAAGGGCGCGTAGGAGATGAAGCTCTTGGAGAATTTCTTGAAGCAGGCTATACACAAGAAAATGCCTTGGATGTTGTTCTCGGTGTCAGTCTAGCAAGTCTTTGTAACTATGCCAACAACCTAGCTAACACACCGATTAATCCAGAATTACAACCTTATGCATAA
- a CDS encoding type II toxin-antitoxin system RelE/ParE family toxin — protein sequence MTKITINILKRAESDMEAIYHYIADELQSPKTSMNHFEAIAEGIKTLEIFPERCAIVEELLSLDIKVRRLLVKNYSVFYRFDKDTVTILRVLHQSSSLDRLLFEIGNKSD from the coding sequence ATGACTAAAATAACCATTAATATTTTAAAAAGAGCTGAAAGTGATATGGAAGCCATTTATCATTATATTGCAGATGAGCTTCAATCACCGAAAACTTCCATGAATCACTTTGAAGCTATTGCAGAAGGGATTAAAACTTTAGAAATATTTCCTGAAAGATGCGCTATTGTAGAAGAATTGCTCAGTTTAGATATTAAAGTTAGACGACTACTAGTAAAAAATTATTCAGTGTTTTATCGCTTTGATAAGGATACAGTTACCATCTTGAGAGTGTTACATCAATCAAGTAGCTTGGACAGATTACTGTTTGAAATCGGGAACAAATCCGATTGA
- a CDS encoding ATP-binding cassette domain-containing protein: protein MAMIEVQHLQKNFVKTVKEPGLKGALRSFIHPEKQTFEAVKDLTFEVPKGQILGFIGANGAGKSTTIKMLTGILKPTSGFCRINGKIPQDNRQDYVKDIGVVFGQRTQLWWDLALQETYTVLKEIYDVPDSLFHKRMDFLNEVLDLKDFIKDPVRTLSLGQRMRADIAASLLHNPKVLFLDEPTIGLDVSVKDNIRRAITQINQEEETTILLTTHDLSDIEQLCDRIFMIDKGQEIFDGTVSQLKETFGKMKTLSFELLPGQSHIVSHYEGFADMSIDRQGNSLNIEFDSSRYQSADIIKQTLSDFEIRDLKMVDTDIEDIIRRFYRKEL from the coding sequence ATGGCAATGATAGAAGTGCAACACCTTCAGAAAAATTTTGTGAAGACAGTCAAGGAGCCAGGCTTGAAGGGAGCCTTGCGCTCCTTTATTCATCCTGAAAAGCAGACCTTTGAAGCAGTCAAGGATTTGACCTTTGAAGTTCCAAAAGGGCAGATTTTAGGATTTATCGGGGCCAATGGTGCTGGGAAGTCGACAACCATTAAAATGCTGACCGGGATTTTAAAACCGACATCTGGTTTTTGTCGGATTAACGGCAAAATTCCACAAGATAATCGTCAAGACTATGTCAAGGATATTGGAGTCGTTTTCGGACAACGGACCCAGCTCTGGTGGGATTTAGCTCTGCAAGAGACCTACACGGTCTTGAAAGAGATTTACGATGTGCCAGACTCGCTCTTTCATAAGCGAATGGACTTTTTGAATGAAGTCTTGGATTTGAAGGATTTTATCAAGGATCCCGTGAGAACTCTTTCACTAGGTCAACGAATGCGAGCGGATATTGCAGCTTCCTTGCTTCACAATCCCAAAGTTCTCTTTTTAGATGAACCGACAATTGGTTTGGATGTGTCGGTCAAGGATAATATTCGACGTGCTATCACCCAGATCAATCAGGAGGAAGAGACAACTATTCTCCTGACCACTCACGACTTGAGCGATATTGAGCAACTCTGTGATCGGATTTTTATGATAGACAAGGGGCAGGAGATTTTTGATGGGACGGTTAGCCAGCTCAAGGAAACCTTTGGTAAGATGAAGACACTCTCCTTTGAACTGCTACCAGGTCAAAGTCATATCGTTTCTCACTATGAAGGTTTTGCGGATATGAGCATTGATAGACAGGGGAATAGTCTCAACATTGAATTCGATAGTTCTCGCTACCAGTCAGCTGACATTATCAAGCAAACCCTGTCTGATTTTGAAATCCGCGATTTGAAGATGGTGGATACGGATATTGAGGATATTATCCGTCGCTTCTATCGAAAGGAGCTCTAA